In uncultured Methanobacterium sp., a genomic segment contains:
- the purC gene encoding phosphoribosylaminoimidazolesuccinocarboxamide synthase yields the protein MNLDKGNLLYRGKAKDVYQTSQPQQVLVKFRDDITAGDGEKKEVMSLKGYYNSLISAKLFRLLEDAGIKTQYIDLPEPGYMISHKLDMIPLEVITRNIAAGSLLRRFPFQDGQTFNPPIIQMDYKNDEYHDPMLNDDIILALDLASSEDLETIRKITLKINEVLKNFLESRGLLFPDFKIEFGRDVNGNIVLGDEISPDTCRFWDIETCDILDKDLFRKGESGVIEAYQKVANIILDDEDKKKWNLDF from the coding sequence ATGAATCTTGATAAGGGAAATCTCCTATACAGGGGTAAAGCCAAGGATGTGTACCAGACCAGCCAGCCACAGCAGGTTTTAGTAAAATTTAGAGATGATATTACAGCAGGGGATGGAGAAAAGAAGGAAGTTATGAGCTTAAAGGGTTATTATAACTCCCTGATATCTGCTAAACTTTTCAGATTACTGGAAGATGCAGGTATAAAAACCCAGTACATTGATTTGCCAGAGCCTGGATACATGATATCCCATAAACTGGATATGATACCACTGGAAGTAATTACAAGGAATATAGCTGCAGGAAGTCTGCTTCGAAGATTCCCATTCCAGGATGGGCAGACATTTAATCCCCCTATTATTCAGATGGATTACAAAAATGATGAATATCACGACCCCATGCTCAACGATGACATTATCCTGGCCCTTGATCTGGCCAGTAGCGAAGACTTGGAAACCATACGAAAAATAACCCTCAAGATCAATGAAGTTCTGAAAAACTTCCTGGAAAGCAGAGGACTACTGTTCCCGGACTTTAAAATCGAATTTGGTCGCGACGTGAATGGAAACATTGTCCTTGGGGATGAAATCAGCCCTGACACCTGTCGTTTCTGGGATATTGAAACCTGCGATATTTTGGACAAGGATCTCTTCCGGAAAGGGGAATCTGGAGTTATTGAGGCTTACCAGAAAGTTGCCAACATAATCCTGGATGATGAGGATAAGAAGAAATGGAATCTGGATTTTTAA
- the purS gene encoding phosphoribosylformylglycinamidine synthase subunit PurS, with protein MKYHAQVEISLKKGMLNPEASTIQRALALLDYQVEDTATIEIVKFTLEAENPDVAREEVVQMCERLLCNPVIHDYQIQIEAAGD; from the coding sequence ATGAAATACCATGCACAAGTTGAAATAAGTCTTAAAAAAGGAATGCTCAATCCAGAAGCTTCCACCATCCAGAGGGCACTGGCCCTTTTAGACTATCAGGTGGAGGATACTGCTACCATCGAAATAGTGAAATTCACTCTAGAAGCAGAAAACCCTGATGTGGCTCGTGAAGAAGTGGTCCAGATGTGCGAGCGATTGCTCTGCAACCCGGTGATTCACGACTACCAGATCCAGATTGAAGCTGCAGGTGACTAA
- the glmS gene encoding glutamine--fructose-6-phosphate transaminase (isomerizing) has protein sequence MCGIVGCILKSNKAAPVLLDCVQRLEYRGYDSVGIATYSSSGIKIRKDRGKIDEVSEELHLEELPGEIGIGHVRWATHGLPTQENAHPHTDCDGKIAVVHNGIIENYKELKDQLMREGHNFVSQTDTEVIPHLIEKYHKEGLGMEDAMNKAISMLHGSYAFAVISVDEPNKIMGVRKESPLILGLGNGEYFLASDAPAILQHTRRIIYLADHETFIIDADGITVKDGDGQVIEKKIETIKWTPEMAQKCGYPHFMLKEIHEQPEAVKNTLFEVSDIEEIVKKFPKFKRITFVACGTSYHASLVGKYLFEGLLGLPTDVMLASEFEFSEKAIDPDSLVIFISQSGETADTLKALRIANKTAKTLTIVNVLGSTATREADYVIFTRAGPEIGVAATKTYISQLTCIYLLAACMGKNKELLDELQLIPDYMKTVLSFEDEIKEMAAKYKEAQDFFFIGRGFSYPTAMEGALKLKEITYIHGEGYAAGELKHGPLALIDDDVPVVAVVPPGKSHDRTLSNVEEVKARGARVIGLGSIDDHVLEYEASDMIKFPAQISELISPLIYVVPLQLLSYHISVQRGIDPDKPKNLAKCVTVE, from the coding sequence ATGTGTGGAATTGTGGGATGTATACTTAAAAGTAATAAAGCAGCACCTGTGCTCCTGGATTGTGTTCAGCGCCTGGAATACAGAGGTTATGATTCAGTGGGTATTGCTACTTATTCATCTTCTGGAATCAAGATTAGAAAAGACCGGGGAAAAATTGATGAAGTTTCAGAGGAACTCCACCTGGAAGAGCTTCCAGGAGAAATAGGCATAGGCCATGTTCGCTGGGCCACTCATGGCCTTCCAACCCAGGAAAATGCTCATCCTCATACTGATTGTGATGGAAAAATTGCAGTGGTTCACAATGGTATCATAGAAAACTACAAGGAACTTAAAGACCAGTTGATGCGTGAAGGGCACAATTTCGTATCCCAAACTGATACCGAGGTTATTCCTCATCTCATTGAAAAATACCATAAAGAAGGGCTTGGTATGGAAGATGCCATGAATAAAGCTATCAGCATGTTACATGGTTCCTATGCCTTTGCAGTCATCAGTGTGGATGAACCCAACAAGATCATGGGAGTTCGGAAGGAAAGCCCACTCATACTTGGCCTGGGAAACGGTGAATACTTCCTGGCTTCTGATGCTCCAGCTATACTGCAACATACCAGACGGATTATCTACCTGGCAGACCATGAAACATTCATTATTGATGCTGATGGCATCACTGTAAAGGATGGGGATGGACAGGTAATTGAAAAGAAAATCGAAACCATTAAATGGACTCCTGAAATGGCCCAAAAATGTGGTTATCCTCATTTCATGCTGAAAGAAATTCATGAACAACCAGAAGCAGTTAAAAACACCCTTTTTGAAGTTTCAGATATTGAGGAGATCGTCAAAAAATTCCCCAAATTCAAACGCATCACCTTTGTAGCATGTGGAACATCTTATCATGCCTCCCTTGTTGGTAAATACCTTTTTGAAGGTCTTTTAGGGTTGCCTACAGATGTCATGCTAGCATCGGAGTTTGAATTCTCAGAAAAAGCCATTGATCCAGATTCACTGGTTATCTTCATCAGCCAATCTGGAGAAACAGCTGATACTCTTAAAGCTCTTAGAATAGCTAATAAAACGGCAAAAACCCTAACAATTGTTAACGTACTGGGTAGTACAGCTACAAGGGAAGCTGATTATGTTATATTCACCAGAGCAGGGCCTGAAATTGGTGTGGCAGCCACCAAGACATATATAAGTCAATTAACCTGCATATACCTCCTGGCAGCATGCATGGGTAAAAACAAGGAGCTTTTAGATGAACTGCAACTGATTCCAGATTACATGAAAACAGTACTCTCCTTTGAAGATGAAATTAAAGAAATGGCCGCTAAATACAAGGAAGCCCAGGATTTCTTTTTCATTGGCCGTGGATTTTCCTACCCCACAGCCATGGAGGGGGCATTGAAACTCAAAGAAATAACCTACATTCATGGTGAGGGATACGCAGCTGGAGAACTTAAACATGGACCATTAGCACTTATAGATGATGATGTGCCAGTGGTAGCGGTGGTACCTCCGGGTAAAAGTCACGACAGAACCCTCAGTAATGTGGAAGAAGTTAAAGCCAGAGGAGCAAGGGTTATAGGTCTCGGATCAATTGATGATCATGTCCTGGAATATGAAGCCAGTGATATGATAAAATTCCCTGCCCAGATCAGTGAATTAATATCACCCCTGATTTACGTGGTGCCTTTACAGTTATTATCCTACCATATAAGTGTGCAGAGGGGTATTGACCCGGATAAACCCAAAAACCTGGCAAAATGCGTAACTGTGGAATAA
- a CDS encoding uroporphyrinogen-III synthase: protein MNGFKGKVIGITRPVERSQAAVDIVQENGGIPLVVPTLELEAFASESLMDLCNRAGELDWIIFTSPASLESLFKYCEGFREKLNPQCQVAVIGPRTERVLNDYGIQADVVPEDYTAEGLLEEFQKIDLNQKKVGVPRTFKARDVLPEGLKKMGATVYLAEAYKSTKPHDTSRVQLLVDEIIQGKVDAVTFTSPLTVTNLFEMAGDKRIELIDSFKEGKVLAAAIGPITQKPLEELEIPSISPPKYTVKDMLMQLKEEMND, encoded by the coding sequence ATGAATGGATTTAAAGGTAAAGTTATTGGAATAACCAGACCAGTGGAACGTTCCCAGGCGGCAGTAGACATAGTTCAGGAAAATGGTGGAATTCCTTTGGTGGTTCCCACCCTTGAACTGGAGGCTTTCGCCAGCGAATCTTTGATGGATCTCTGCAATCGGGCTGGTGAACTGGACTGGATTATATTCACCTCCCCTGCATCACTGGAATCACTGTTTAAATACTGTGAAGGTTTTAGGGAAAAACTCAATCCCCAATGTCAGGTAGCGGTTATTGGACCCCGCACAGAGCGAGTTTTGAATGATTATGGAATTCAAGCTGATGTGGTGCCTGAGGATTACACTGCTGAAGGTCTTCTGGAGGAATTCCAAAAAATAGATCTAAACCAGAAAAAAGTAGGAGTTCCCCGTACATTTAAAGCAAGAGATGTGCTCCCTGAAGGTTTAAAGAAGATGGGTGCTACTGTTTATCTGGCAGAAGCCTACAAATCCACTAAACCCCACGATACCAGTAGGGTTCAGTTGCTGGTTGATGAAATAATCCAGGGAAAAGTGGATGCAGTTACCTTTACCAGCCCCCTCACTGTCACCAATCTCTTTGAAATGGCTGGAGATAAAAGGATAGAGTTAATAGATTCTTTTAAAGAAGGGAAAGTTTTGGCGGCAGCTATTGGTCCTATTACCCAGAAACCTCTGGAAGAATTGGAAATACCATCCATCTCACCGCCCAAGTACACTGTGAAAGACATGTTAATGCAGTTAAAGGAAGAGATGAATGATTAA
- the purQ gene encoding phosphoribosylformylglycinamidine synthase subunit PurQ — MKVGIIRFPGSNCDRDVFHALELAGAQPDYVWWNQRNLSQFEAIVIPGGFSYGDYLRAGAIAAITPVIEGIKDIVKEEKPVLGICNGAQILAEVGLVPGVFTLNQKAQFICEWVELEVKTNRTPFTHLYQKDEVIKMPIAHAEGRYYTEYIDQLRDQDQIVLGFSGENPNGSMDAITGVCDLEGLVCAVMPHPERASESILGSDDGLKFFKGIVDF, encoded by the coding sequence ATGAAAGTGGGGATCATACGCTTCCCCGGCTCTAACTGTGACCGGGACGTGTTTCACGCCCTGGAGCTTGCTGGGGCCCAACCGGATTATGTTTGGTGGAACCAGAGGAACCTATCCCAATTTGAAGCAATCGTTATCCCCGGAGGATTCTCTTATGGAGATTATCTCCGCGCAGGAGCTATTGCAGCCATCACCCCGGTAATTGAGGGAATTAAAGATATTGTTAAAGAGGAAAAACCAGTTTTAGGCATATGTAATGGTGCCCAGATCCTGGCAGAGGTAGGTCTGGTACCGGGAGTATTCACCCTCAATCAGAAAGCCCAGTTCATCTGTGAATGGGTTGAATTGGAGGTTAAAACCAATAGAACACCATTCACTCATCTGTATCAGAAGGATGAAGTCATCAAGATGCCTATTGCCCATGCTGAAGGTCGTTACTACACTGAATACATTGACCAGCTTCGTGATCAGGATCAGATCGTACTGGGATTCTCTGGGGAGAACCCCAATGGTTCTATGGATGCAATCACTGGAGTATGCGACCTGGAAGGGTTGGTGTGTGCGGTTATGCCCCACCCTGAAAGAGCTTCAGAATCTATTTTAGGATCAGATGATGGTTTGAAGTTTTTCAAGGGAATTGTTGATTTCTAG
- the cobA gene encoding uroporphyrinogen-III C-methyltransferase, with the protein MVVYLVGAGPGDPDLVTLKAIKTLQKADVVVYDRLANEEILKYASGAGMIYVGKRAGAHSKKQEEINQILIEQGKKYDSVVRLKGGDPFVFGRGGEEILALQEEGIPVEIIPGVTSAIGVPTTVGLPVTHRGVATSFTVVTGHEDPTKSEKQVQWNYNADTIVILMGVGHLEENIKEIMKYKDPQTPVCVIEKGTTPDERIITGTLENITQKDINPPALVIIGPVVDVFKDIQNKKP; encoded by the coding sequence ATGGTAGTTTATTTAGTAGGCGCAGGACCAGGGGATCCGGATCTGGTGACCCTTAAAGCCATTAAAACCCTGCAAAAAGCAGATGTTGTGGTTTACGATCGTCTGGCCAATGAGGAAATACTCAAATACGCCAGCGGCGCAGGCATGATCTACGTGGGTAAAAGAGCAGGAGCCCACTCCAAAAAACAGGAAGAAATAAACCAGATCCTCATAGAACAGGGAAAGAAATACGATTCAGTGGTTCGACTCAAGGGTGGTGACCCCTTTGTCTTTGGTAGGGGAGGGGAGGAAATACTGGCCCTTCAGGAAGAAGGAATACCCGTGGAAATCATACCCGGTGTGACCTCTGCCATTGGAGTTCCAACTACCGTAGGACTTCCTGTAACCCATCGTGGAGTGGCCACTTCATTCACAGTGGTAACCGGCCACGAAGACCCCACCAAATCGGAAAAACAGGTACAGTGGAACTATAATGCAGATACCATTGTCATTCTCATGGGTGTGGGACACCTGGAGGAAAATATCAAAGAAATTATGAAGTACAAGGACCCTCAAACTCCAGTGTGCGTCATTGAAAAAGGAACTACCCCCGATGAGAGAATTATAACCGGTACTCTGGAAAACATCACCCAAAAAGATATCAATCCCCCTGCCCTGGTGATAATAGGGCCAGTGGTGGATGTTTTTAAGGATATTCAAAATAAAAAACCATAA
- a CDS encoding signal recognition particle protein Srp19, with translation MKDETKTIIWPAYIDSAKSKSEGRKISKKQAVNSPKLREITQAAKKLRLNPSVEKYKSYPPSWWEGSGRIIIDRNMSKQEVLIKLSNLINGSRKDK, from the coding sequence ATGAAAGATGAAACTAAAACAATCATCTGGCCTGCTTATATTGATTCTGCAAAGAGCAAATCTGAGGGAAGAAAAATCTCGAAAAAACAGGCTGTAAACTCACCAAAACTACGTGAAATTACTCAGGCAGCTAAAAAACTGAGATTAAATCCTTCTGTTGAGAAGTACAAATCTTACCCCCCATCATGGTGGGAAGGATCAGGAAGGATAATAATTGATCGGAACATGAGCAAACAGGAAGTTCTCATTAAACTGAGCAACCTCATTAATGGTTCCAGAAAAGATAAATAG